A portion of the Bacillus sp. es.034 genome contains these proteins:
- a CDS encoding PTS mannitol transporter subunit IICBA — protein MAQSNLKVAVQKFGNFLSSMVLPNIGAFIAWGLITALFIPTGFFPNESLAKLVGPMVTYLLPLLIGYTGGKLVHDQRGGVVGAIATMGVIVGAPDTPMFLGAMVMGPLGAYVIKKFDELIEGKIRAGFEMLVNNFSAGILGGILAILAFLGVGPAVDAFTSLLVAGVDWLVAAGLLPLTSILIEPAKILFLNNAINHGVLSPIGLEQVQQGGKSILFLLEANPGPGLGVLLAFMLFGRGTAKQSAPGAAIIHFLGGIHEIYFPYVLMKPMLFISVILGGMSGVFTLVLLGGGLVSPASPGSIIAITAVTPPEGMAYLANFAAVLVATVVSFIVSAIVLKSSKATDEDIEGATKKMQEMKGKKSSVAGHVSKGTMPEEVNKIVFACDAGMGSSAMGASLLRKKVKAANLDVSVTNTSISNLPSDAQVVITQEELTPRAKNKLPNAYHISVDNFLSSPEYDKLIASLQDGITGEQAEVVEEAEEEAVNAEPNADHDDDLLLEENIFMNQSFATKEEAIRFAGEALVKAGYVEESYVDAMIDREGITSTYMGNNVAIPHGTEDAKKAVIKSGFTVIQVPDGVDFNGEKAKMIFGIAGKDGTHLEILSGIAVVCSEQENVDQMVQAKSAKELKDIINSN, from the coding sequence GTGGCGCAATCCAATTTGAAAGTTGCGGTACAAAAGTTTGGTAACTTCCTCAGTTCTATGGTTCTGCCAAATATAGGTGCATTTATCGCTTGGGGTTTAATTACAGCGTTGTTCATACCAACTGGGTTCTTTCCAAATGAAAGCCTTGCCAAACTGGTCGGGCCGATGGTTACGTACCTGTTGCCGTTATTGATCGGGTATACAGGAGGTAAGCTCGTACACGACCAGCGTGGTGGGGTCGTGGGTGCCATCGCGACAATGGGTGTCATTGTCGGTGCACCGGATACACCGATGTTCCTGGGGGCCATGGTCATGGGACCTCTTGGGGCATACGTCATCAAGAAGTTCGACGAATTAATCGAAGGGAAGATACGGGCAGGATTTGAAATGCTCGTGAATAACTTCTCGGCAGGTATCCTTGGAGGAATCCTTGCGATTCTGGCCTTCTTAGGAGTCGGACCTGCAGTTGACGCATTCACAAGTCTACTCGTTGCAGGAGTTGACTGGCTGGTTGCTGCAGGACTGCTTCCATTAACAAGCATTCTGATCGAACCAGCGAAGATTCTATTTTTAAATAATGCCATTAACCATGGTGTCCTGTCACCAATTGGTTTGGAGCAGGTACAACAGGGTGGAAAATCAATTCTATTCTTATTAGAGGCTAACCCGGGACCGGGTCTTGGTGTATTACTTGCCTTTATGTTGTTCGGAAGAGGAACAGCGAAACAATCAGCACCAGGGGCAGCCATCATTCATTTCCTTGGTGGAATTCATGAGATTTACTTCCCATACGTACTGATGAAGCCGATGCTATTCATTTCCGTCATCCTTGGAGGAATGAGTGGGGTCTTCACCCTTGTATTATTAGGCGGTGGACTGGTTTCACCGGCATCACCAGGGAGTATCATCGCGATTACGGCGGTTACACCTCCTGAAGGAATGGCGTATCTGGCTAACTTTGCAGCGGTACTGGTTGCAACAGTCGTGTCCTTCATTGTGTCTGCCATCGTCTTGAAATCAAGCAAAGCAACAGATGAAGACATTGAAGGTGCAACGAAGAAAATGCAGGAAATGAAAGGCAAGAAAAGTTCCGTTGCAGGACATGTGAGCAAAGGGACAATGCCTGAAGAAGTGAACAAAATCGTCTTTGCCTGCGATGCAGGGATGGGCTCGAGTGCCATGGGTGCTTCCCTCCTGCGTAAAAAAGTGAAGGCAGCGAATCTCGATGTCAGCGTCACGAACACGTCCATCAGTAATCTTCCATCAGATGCACAAGTGGTCATCACTCAGGAAGAATTGACGCCTCGTGCGAAAAATAAACTTCCGAATGCGTATCATATCTCCGTGGATAACTTCTTATCCAGCCCTGAGTATGACAAGCTGATTGCGAGTCTTCAGGATGGGATCACGGGTGAGCAGGCAGAGGTTGTGGAAGAAGCTGAAGAGGAAGCGGTCAACGCCGAACCGAATGCAGATCATGATGATGATCTACTACTTGAAGAAAATATCTTCATGAATCAGTCATTTGCCACGAAAGAAGAGGCGATCCGTTTCGCCGGGGAGGCCCTTGTGAAAGCAGGATATGTGGAAGAAAGCTATGTAGATGCTATGATTGACAGAGAAGGAATCACATCTACGTATATGGGTAATAATGTAGCCATTCCACACGGTACGGAAGACGCGAAGAAAGCCGTCATCAAATCCGGATTCACCGTTATTCAAGTTCCGGACGGCGTGGACTTCAACGGAGAGAAGGCGAAGATGATCTTCGGTATCGCCGGTAAAGACGGTACCCATCTTGAAATCCTATCTGGCATCGCCGTTGTCTGCTCAGAGCAGGAAAACGTCGATCAGATGGTTCAGGCGAAGTCAGCCAAGGAACTGAAAGATATCATCAACAGCAACTAG
- a CDS encoding DUF5643 domain-containing protein encodes MAKLETGTVPVSRTFERGLESIISLFEKDSFYALGRVYTNHLQEMEDLFYRSIIRLEHEDRKRKQAHSTAATRIFLEECQKISEPSLSSDDDHFHLFHHLDSAEKGAVALVYMKGCDQDEAARILDIPIDEVKSRLFRGIRKLREMMGNGPEVEGCQDYQKHYLDYLSRTMDRPEKVDFEIHIYHCTDCQEDLASFQEVTLALAKLAEETHLPADVMGRVRNRLDQREAERQKRRKKRKSILLSFAGVFVLLIVAGFVTGGFASLYYSYTEEDEQLRAILQHNLGERLNLEAESDGVKVTIKSVVADDVQTLVFYEVEDLKGENRYMMNPYEGVIIENEYDIMKRDDQSSFYSPPRDQENLHNDKKNVYRGTISLQPVSVEEGTIKLQIVRLMQLNEDPSTGEYIGGGEMRFAEGGWSFEIPFEKKPSRVHKLDKKMEVAGNPVRLDQLTIAPTATVLEYSFQEQEKEGRIDMMTFESIESKDKKWKADQFGGMMYGGSSDNEGWNSFKTAFDTLYFDDPKFVTIRFGSAHLFVKDQKVIKLDVNKELPDTIEYLGNMVTIDDIKIGSPTQVTLTHDLPKDREYESVNYLYYRTADEKEDYYSIGVSGGDGILMDKDGKKYEPGSYEYEKLDQPRYFETKQTIDFYNDGSTEDVLPTELVIDGYTTTKYLDDLVKVKLN; translated from the coding sequence ATGGCGAAACTGGAAACCGGTACCGTGCCGGTCAGCAGGACCTTTGAAAGGGGATTGGAATCGATCATTTCCCTGTTTGAGAAAGATTCGTTCTATGCCCTGGGCCGGGTTTACACGAATCATCTTCAAGAGATGGAGGATCTTTTTTATCGCTCGATTATCCGCTTGGAGCATGAGGATCGAAAACGGAAGCAGGCTCACTCGACTGCGGCTACAAGGATTTTTCTGGAGGAATGTCAAAAGATATCGGAACCATCTTTGAGTTCAGATGATGACCATTTTCACCTATTTCATCACCTGGACTCAGCTGAAAAAGGAGCGGTGGCATTAGTCTATATGAAAGGGTGCGACCAGGATGAAGCGGCCCGTATACTTGATATCCCGATTGATGAGGTGAAATCACGCTTATTCAGAGGCATACGGAAGCTACGGGAAATGATGGGGAACGGCCCTGAAGTGGAAGGCTGCCAAGACTATCAGAAGCATTATCTGGATTACTTAAGCAGAACGATGGATCGACCGGAAAAGGTGGATTTTGAAATACATATATATCACTGCACGGATTGTCAGGAAGACCTCGCTTCGTTTCAGGAAGTGACCCTCGCCCTTGCCAAACTGGCAGAAGAGACTCATCTCCCGGCAGATGTCATGGGGAGAGTCAGAAACAGGCTGGATCAAAGGGAAGCAGAGAGACAGAAGCGGAGGAAGAAACGGAAATCGATCCTCCTTTCCTTCGCCGGAGTGTTTGTACTCTTGATCGTTGCAGGATTTGTTACCGGAGGGTTTGCAAGTCTTTACTATTCTTATACGGAAGAAGATGAACAGCTGCGGGCGATTCTTCAACATAATCTCGGTGAACGTCTGAACCTTGAAGCGGAGAGTGACGGAGTGAAGGTCACGATCAAGAGTGTGGTCGCGGATGACGTGCAGACCCTCGTTTTTTACGAAGTAGAAGATCTCAAGGGAGAAAATCGTTATATGATGAACCCTTATGAAGGAGTCATCATCGAGAACGAATACGATATCATGAAGAGGGACGATCAATCCAGTTTCTACTCTCCACCCCGGGATCAAGAAAACCTACATAATGATAAGAAAAATGTCTATAGAGGAACCATCAGTCTCCAGCCGGTCTCAGTGGAGGAGGGGACGATAAAATTACAGATTGTACGACTCATGCAATTAAATGAAGACCCTTCAACCGGTGAATATATCGGCGGCGGGGAAATGAGATTTGCCGAAGGGGGGTGGAGCTTCGAGATTCCATTCGAAAAGAAGCCATCCCGTGTCCATAAGCTGGATAAGAAGATGGAAGTGGCAGGCAATCCAGTCCGATTGGATCAGTTGACGATTGCCCCAACCGCAACGGTTCTTGAATATAGCTTTCAGGAGCAAGAAAAGGAAGGGCGAATCGACATGATGACCTTTGAGTCGATTGAATCGAAAGATAAAAAATGGAAGGCGGATCAATTCGGAGGGATGATGTACGGTGGGTCTTCAGACAATGAGGGGTGGAATTCCTTTAAAACAGCCTTTGACACTCTCTATTTTGATGATCCAAAGTTTGTGACCATCCGATTTGGATCGGCTCATCTATTTGTAAAGGATCAAAAAGTCATTAAACTCGATGTGAATAAAGAATTGCCGGATACGATTGAGTATCTCGGAAACATGGTCACCATCGATGACATCAAGATCGGTAGCCCCACACAAGTGACCCTCACACACGATTTGCCAAAAGACCGTGAGTATGAAAGTGTGAACTATTTATATTATCGGACTGCGGATGAAAAGGAAGATTACTACTCAATCGGTGTCAGTGGCGGAGATGGCATATTAATGGACAAGGATGGGAAGAAGTACGAGCCGGGTTCATACGAGTACGAGAAATTAGATCAGCCCCGTTATTTTGAAACGAAACAAACCATTGATTTTTACAACGACGGCTCCACTGAAGACGTCCTGCCGACCGAGCTTGTCATCGACGGCTACACTACCACCAAATATCTGGATGATTTGGTGAAGGTGAAACTGAATTAA